Proteins co-encoded in one Mastacembelus armatus chromosome 24, fMasArm1.2, whole genome shotgun sequence genomic window:
- the syne1a gene encoding nesprin-1 isoform X2, with product MVLDLGSDNMAGCSSEEDLPDCDCDVNRVKKLRETLVAVQQLDKNMSSLRSWLAHIETELSRPIVYDTCDDQEIQRKLNQQQELQRDIEKHSTGVASVLNLCEVLLHDCDACSTETECDSIQQATRGLDRRWRNICAMSMERRLKIEETWRLWQKFLDDYSRFEDWLKTSERTAALPNSSGVLYTVAKEELKKFEAFQRQVQECLTQLELINKQYRRLARENRTDSSCRLREMVHDGNRRWDNLQKRVAAILRRLKHFISQREEFETARDSILVWLTEMDLQLTNIEHFSECDVQAKIKQLRAFQQEICLNTGKLEHVFRHGDALIEKSEPLDAAVIEEELEELQRYCQEVFGRVDRYYKKLTRLPLADDELDGSDRELDMEDSGDLSELQWGESLPRTSSRQASGTTTLIRADRSGRDTPASLDSIPLEWDHDYDLSRGLESPGGRGHGDRSRGQEEEDEYLRTTATVLSDVVIPESPEAYIKLTENTLKSSSGEPGQLEASLRQLDQALDAGRYHLQQREAMANRSSPDIDSTYMGYMRLMGECRGSIDAVKRAEGELTEDEDDVPGLTNPTSTDTQSAGVIERWELIQAQSLSEKHRHKQNLQQWQQLISDLQTMRAWLDQSEAELSQLRGLDLSTNIHTIQRRIKKLKELQKGMDAHKSEVLSINLSSADFLQSEPDSEEAWELRDGLKEMNLRWDRLGTSIEDWREELQRALMQCQEFHEMSHGMLLWLENIDRRRNEVVPIPPKVDRETLRAHHKTLTQIKRELLDSQQKVSSLQDLSSQLLVNTKPQTVLPSAQTSELIQAQGSECLEAQEKVHVIWNRLRLLLREVSSDLEGLERRLEAMDTHQDCVPLPVAKSEISASAAPVPEVTVQSHKRLPRGKSSQAHPGPPESGPRHSRSKSAGAAGYVSSRSDLPDGISSSTSSSSKGQSFLLRVFRAALPVQLLLLLLIGLACLVPMTEEDYSCHHANNFARSFHPMLRYTNGPPPI from the exons ATGGTTTTGGATTTAGGGTCCGATAATATGGCAGGATGCTCAAGTGAGGAGGATCTGCCAGACTGCGACTGCGATGTCAACAG GGTGAAGAAGCTGAGGGAGACCCTGGTGGCAGTGCAGCAGTTAGACAAGAACATGAGCAGCCTGCGCTCCTGGCTTGCTCACATCGAGACTGAGCTGTCCAGGCCCATTGTGTACGACACCTGCGACGACCAGGAGATTCAGAGGAAACTCAACCAGCAGCAG GAGCTGCAGAGGGACATAGAGAAACATAGCACAGGTGTGGCATCAGTGCTGAACCTGTGTGAAGTCTTGCTCCACGACTGTGATGCCTGCTccacagagacagagtgtgACTCCATTCAACAGGCTACCAGAGGGCTGGACAGACGCTGGaggaacatctgtgccatgTCCATGGAGAGGAGGCTCAA GATTGAGGAGACGTGGCGGCTGTGGCAGAAGTTCTTGGATGATTACTCCAGGTTTGAGGACTGGCTGAAGACGTCGGAGAGAACCGCAGCTCTGCCCAACTCCTCTGGAGTTCTCTACACTGTTGCTAAAGAGGAGCTTAAAAAATttgag GCCTTCCAGCGTCAGGTGCAGGAGTGTCTGACGCAGCTGGAGCTGATTAATAAACAGTACCGCCGCCTGGCCCGGGAGAACCGCACCGACTCGTCCTGCCGTCTCAGAGAAAtggtgcatgatgggaacaGGCGATGGGATAACCTGCAGAAGAGGGTGGCCGCCATCCTTCGCAGACTCAAG CACTTCATTAGTCAGAGGGAGGAGTTTGAGACAGCAAGAGACAGCATCCTGGTGTGGCTGACTGAGATGGACCTCCAGCTCACCAACATAGAGCACTTCTCCGAGTGTGATGTACAGGCCAAGATAAAACAGCTCCGG GCGTTCCAACAGGAGATCTGTCTAAACACGGGGAAGCTCGAGCATGTGTTCAGACATGGTGACGCTCTGATCGAGAAGAGTGAACCTCTGGATGCGGCTGTCAtcgaggaggagctggaggagttGCAGAGATACTGTCAGGAGGTGTTTGGACGTGTGGACAGATACTACAAGAAACTAACGCGACTGCCT CTGGCTGACGATGAGCTCGATGGTTCAGACAGAGAACTGGACATGGAGGACAGCGGGGACCTCTCCGAGCTACAGTGGGGCGAGTCATTGCCCCGCACATCCAGCCGTCAGGCCTCAGGTACGACCACCCTCATCCGGGCTGACCGCTCAGGACGTGACACCCCGGCCAGCCTGGACTCAATTCCTTTAGAGTGGGACCATGACTACGACCTGAGCCGAGGACTAGAGAGTCCTGGAGGACGAGGACACGGGGACAGGAGTAGAgggcaagaggaggaggatgagtaTCTGAGGACGACTGCCACAGTGCTGTCAG ATGTAGTTATCCCAGAGAGCCCCGAGGCCTACATTAAACTGACCGAGAACACTCTGAAATCCTCTTCTG GTGAGCCAGGCCAGCTGGAGGCCAGTCTCCGACAGCTAGACCAGGCTCTGGATGCTGGACGATACCATCTCCAGCAGAGAGAGGCCATGGCCAACCGCTCCAGCCCCGACATCGACTCCACATACATGGGCTAT ATGCGCCTGATGGGAGAGTGTCGAGGCAGCATAGACGCAGTGAagagagcagagggagaacTGACTGAGGACGAGGATGATGTGCCAGGACTCACCAACCCCACCAGTACCGACACTCAGAGTGCAG GTGTGATTGAGCGCTGGGAGCTGATCCAGGCTCAGTCTCTGAGTGAAAAGCATAGGCACAAGCAGAAcctgcagcagtggcagcaaCTGATCTCAGATCTGCAGACCATGAGGGCCTGGCTGGATCAGTCTGAAGCAGAGCTCAGCCAGCTGCGAGGTCTCGACCTCAGCACCAACATACACACCATCCAGAGGAGAATCAAGAAGCTCAAG GAGCTGCAGAAGGGGATGGATGCCCACAAGTCAGAGGTTCTGTCCATTAACCTGAGCAGTGCAGACTTCCTCCAGTCAGAGCCCGACTCTGAGGAGGCATGGGAGCTGAGGGACGGACTGAAGGAGATGAACCTGCGCTGGGATCGACTCGGTACCTCAATAGAGGACTGGAGGGAGGAGCTCCAGAGGGCGCTGATGCAGTGCCAG GAGTTCCATGAGATGAGCCACGGTATGCTGCTGTGGCTGGAGAACATCGACCGCAGGAGGAATGAGGTGGTGCCCATCCCTCCCAAAGTGGATCGTGAAACATTACGCGCTCATCACAAAACTCTGACG CAAATAAAGCGCGAGCTGCTGGACTCGCAGCAGAAGGTGTCGTCTCTTCAGGACCTGTCATCTCAGCTGCTGGTCAACACTAAACCTCAGACCGTGCTGCCGTCAGCTCAGACCTCTGAGCTGATCCAGGCTCAGGGCAGTGAGTGTCTGGAGGCCCAGGAGAAAGTCCATGTGATCTGGAACAGGCTGAGGCTGCTCCTGAGAGAGGTCAGCTCGGACCTGGAGGGGCTGGAGAGGAGGCTGGAAGCCATGGATACACATCAG gaTTGTGTGCCGTTGCCTGTTGCCAAATCAGAAATCTCTGCATCAGCTGCTCCTGTTCCAGAGGTGACCGTCCAAAGTCACAAACGCTTG CCTCGAGGCAAAAGTAGTCAGGCCCACCCAGGACCCCCTGAGAGCGGCCCACGTCACAG CCGGAGCAAATCAGCAGGCGCCGCTGGCTACGTTTCCTCCCGTTCTGACCTTCCGGACGGCATCTCCTCATCaacctcctcttcctcaaaGGGCCAGTCCTTCCTGTTGCGGGTCTTCAGGGCTGCGCTCCCcgtccagctgctgctgttgctcctcATTGGCCTGGCCTGCCTGGTGCCCATGACAGAGGAGGACTACAGCTGTCACCATGCTAACAATTTTGCTCGCTCCTTCCATCCCATGCTGCGCTACACCAATGGACCTCCACCGATATGA